A single window of Leptospira semungkisensis DNA harbors:
- a CDS encoding TetR/AcrR family transcriptional regulator, which yields MEFGKKKLRLRILNGATSIFLDQGYAKARMEDFAVACKIAKKTLYQFFANKDEVLKAAALYRQAEVAKRIRRIRLNRAYGFPKRMKKVHEELLDITRPKHVFLWKEMKDQIPEIWRIIREKRVELIDTEITALLEEGKALGEIREDLHPDLFIMVLNACSEALSIQEKNPTDRREDIGELDNIILYGIIERERGKD from the coding sequence ATGGAATTCGGAAAGAAAAAACTCAGGCTCCGAATACTTAACGGAGCCACGAGTATCTTTCTAGACCAAGGATACGCGAAGGCTCGTATGGAAGATTTTGCAGTGGCTTGTAAGATAGCCAAAAAGACTCTCTACCAGTTCTTCGCGAATAAGGATGAAGTTTTAAAAGCCGCCGCCTTATACAGACAAGCAGAGGTGGCAAAACGGATCAGAAGAATTCGGCTCAATCGTGCGTACGGCTTTCCTAAAAGAATGAAGAAAGTCCACGAAGAGTTGTTAGATATTACGAGGCCCAAACATGTTTTTCTTTGGAAAGAGATGAAGGATCAGATCCCAGAAATCTGGAGAATTATTCGAGAAAAAAGAGTCGAATTAATAGATACTGAGATTACCGCCTTGCTCGAAGAGGGAAAGGCTTTGGGAGAGATTAGAGAAGATTTGCATCCTGATCTGTTTATTATGGTATTAAACGCATGTTCAGAAGCATTATCCATTCAGGAAAAAAACCCGACCGATCGTCGGGAAGATATCGGTGAACTGGACAATATCATCCTATATGGCATAATAGAGAGGGAAAGAGGAAAAGATTAA
- a CDS encoding TetR/AcrR family transcriptional regulator has protein sequence MHTAVEKELTVEKDEVRQRIFEKSFELFLRYGFAKTRMEEIARTLRISRKTLYKHFANKYELLKAVMTDKHLRIHGKIHSIHEDPTKSIKEKIQAMRTCLSSEIPHGMNEFLREIRDQAPDLWKHFHAMKEANVNRTMRAMVEAGIKNGDIRPDVNPDIVLLIHSASSEAMFDPNFLAQTPYSIRDLVQELDNIIFYGIVKREDI, from the coding sequence GTGCATACCGCTGTGGAAAAAGAGTTAACTGTAGAGAAGGATGAGGTCCGCCAAAGGATCTTCGAAAAATCGTTTGAGTTATTTTTACGATACGGTTTTGCGAAGACTCGTATGGAAGAGATTGCGAGAACCCTTCGAATTAGCCGCAAGACTCTATATAAACATTTCGCAAACAAATACGAATTGTTAAAAGCAGTCATGACGGACAAGCACCTAAGAATTCACGGCAAAATCCACTCCATCCACGAAGATCCCACCAAAAGCATCAAAGAAAAAATCCAAGCAATGAGAACCTGTCTCTCTTCTGAGATCCCTCACGGAATGAACGAGTTCCTGAGAGAGATCAGAGACCAAGCTCCTGATCTTTGGAAACATTTTCATGCGATGAAAGAAGCCAACGTCAATCGCACCATGAGAGCGATGGTAGAGGCGGGCATCAAGAACGGGGACATTCGCCCCGACGTAAATCCTGATATCGTACTTCTGATCCACTCCGCTTCTTCTGAAGCAATGTTTGATCCAAACTTTTTAGCTCAGACTCCTTATTCCATTCGTGATCTTGTGCAAGAGCTGGATAATATTATCTTTTACGGGATCGTAAAACGAGAAGATATCTAA